The window GCCCATCGAATCGCGCGAGATCGCGCCATTGCTGTTCTGCTCGACCGCAGGCGGCGGGGTTGCGCCGACGAGCCAAAGCGAACCGGCCCAGACCAGCAGCACGAGTGCAACGGTAAGCAGGTCGTCACCCAGCACGAGAAGTGCGATGGCGGTCGCCGCGGCGAGGGCGAAGGCGGACCAGGGAAAGGAGCGCTCGCTCATGCAGGCGCGCTTAGCGAGGCCTGCTGGCCAGCGCCAGAGCCAATGTCCGCAAGCCTGTGGGAGATGGTGACCCGTACGGGAATCGAACCCGTGTTTCAGCCGTGAAAGGGCCGCGTCCTAACCGCTAGACGAACGGGCCACATGTGTGGCGCTTTGCGCGGATTGCAGATGCAATAACGCCACCGTGGTGACCCGTACGGGAATCGAACCCGTGTTTCAGCCGTGAAAGGGCCGCGTCCTAACCGCTAGACGAACGGGCCACACCCGTTGCCGGGTCGGTGGCGTGGCGGCGCACTTAGGCGGGGGCGCTCGGGGCGTCAACCCTCCAAATGCGCAAGCTGCGGATCAGTCAGCGAAAGCTGCGTCCTCGAGGTGCAATTCGGCCTGCGGGCGGCTTCCCCAATCGTCGATTTTCGCCCGGCCTGCCAGCCACAGGCGGCGCCCGCGCGAGCCGTGCAGCAGCGCCTGTCCCATCTCGCTGTCGGCAGCGCGGAAGGCGATGCCCTTGAAGCTGCGTCCGTCGTCTCCGCTGGCAATCAGGCGCACGTGATCCGTACCGACGATATCGCATTTCACCAGCCGGACCGGACCGACCGCGATTCTCGGGCCGGGCCAGCCGACGCCGTAGGGCCCGCCGCACTCGAGCGATTCGACCAGTGCCGGCGTCAACCCGCCCGGCGCGACCGCGATATCGAGCAGCATCTCGCGGTTCTCGCTTGCGCGGGCGACCACGCTTTCGAGATGCGCGTCGAGCCATTCGGCGAAGGCGTCGAGCCTGTCGCTGGCAACTGTCAGGCCCGCCGCCATGGCATGGCCGCCGCCCTTGACCAGCAGGCCTTCCTCGCGCGCCCGGATGATCGCCGCGCCAAGGTCGACGCCGGGGATCGAGCGCCCCGAACCCTTGCCTTCTCCGGCTGCGCTGTCGAGCGCCACCACGAGCGAGGGCTTGCCCGTCTTTTCCTTGATGCGCCCGGCCACGATGCCGATGACGCCGGGGTGCCAGCCATCGCCGGCGAGCACGTGCACCGCGCGGTTGTGCTGTCCGGCCAGCTGGTCCTCGGCCGCCTGCTGGACTTCGGCCTCGATCGCGCGGCGTTCCTCGTTTAGCGCGGAAAGCTGCGCTGCGATCCGCGCGGCCTCTTCGGGATCCTCGGTCGTCAGCAGGCGCACGCCGAGGGTGGATTCGCCCACCCGGCCGCCTGCGTTGATCCGCGGCCCCAGCGCGAAGCCGAGGTCGGAGCAGGCCGGGGCCCGCTTCAGGCGGCTCGCATCGATGAGAGCCGCCATCCCGGTATTGGCCCGCTTGCCCATCACCTTCAGGCCTTGTGCGACGAAGGCGCGATTGAGGCCGTGCAAGGCAGCGACGTCGGCTACCGTGCCCAGTGCGACGAGGTCGAGCAGGGAGAAGAGGTCAGGCTCCTTGCGGCTCTCGAAATAGCCGCTGGCGCGCAGCGTGCGGACCAGCGCAATCGCAAGCAGGAAGGCCACGCCAACCGCAGCAAGGTGTCCATGCGCTGCGGCGAGGTCGTTCTCGTCGAGCCGGTTGGGGTTCACCAGCGCGGCTGCTCGCGGCAATTCGGGCGCGCACTTGTGGTGGTCGACCACGATCACGTCGATGCCCGCATCGCTCGCCATGGCCAGCGCCTCGTGCGCCATGGCCCCGCAGTCGACGGTGACGATCAGGCTGGAACCGCTTTCGCCAAGCTGGACCAACGCCTCGCCGGACGGGCCATAGCCTTCGAGCAGGCGGTCGGGGATGTAATAGTCCGCCTCCACGCCAAGATCGCGCAGCAGGCGGATGAGGAGCGCCGAGCTGGTCGCGCCATCCACGTCGTAATCGCCGTAGACAGTGATTTTCTCGCCCCCGAGCACGGCCTGGGCGAGCCGGTCCGCTGCCGCGTCCATGTCGTTGAACTCCGACGGGTCGGGCAGGAAATCGCGCAGGGTTGGGGTGAGGTGCCGGTCGAGATCGTCCGGGGCCACCCCGCGCGCGAGCAGGATCTGGCGCACGATATCGTCGCCGGCTGCGAAATTGCCCTGGCCGAGGTCCATGTTCCCGCCGCGCCAGCGCCAGGCCTTGCCGGTCAGGGATTGCGAAACGCCGAAAACATGGGGGAGGGCCGAAGTTGCCATGCCTCCCTCCTATCGCGGCGAACCCCATCGCAGCAAGCGCGGCGGCATTGACAATCGACAAGGCTGCGCGATGC of the Qipengyuania gaetbuli genome contains:
- the recJ gene encoding single-stranded-DNA-specific exonuclease RecJ: MATSALPHVFGVSQSLTGKAWRWRGGNMDLGQGNFAAGDDIVRQILLARGVAPDDLDRHLTPTLRDFLPDPSEFNDMDAAADRLAQAVLGGEKITVYGDYDVDGATSSALLIRLLRDLGVEADYYIPDRLLEGYGPSGEALVQLGESGSSLIVTVDCGAMAHEALAMASDAGIDVIVVDHHKCAPELPRAAALVNPNRLDENDLAAAHGHLAAVGVAFLLAIALVRTLRASGYFESRKEPDLFSLLDLVALGTVADVAALHGLNRAFVAQGLKVMGKRANTGMAALIDASRLKRAPACSDLGFALGPRINAGGRVGESTLGVRLLTTEDPEEAARIAAQLSALNEERRAIEAEVQQAAEDQLAGQHNRAVHVLAGDGWHPGVIGIVAGRIKEKTGKPSLVVALDSAAGEGKGSGRSIPGVDLGAAIIRAREEGLLVKGGGHAMAAGLTVASDRLDAFAEWLDAHLESVVARASENREMLLDIAVAPGGLTPALVESLECGGPYGVGWPGPRIAVGPVRLVKCDIVGTDHVRLIASGDDGRSFKGIAFRAADSEMGQALLHGSRGRRLWLAGRAKIDDWGSRPQAELHLEDAAFAD